Part of the Actinomycetota bacterium genome is shown below.
GCGAGGCCCCCGCCGCGCTCAGCTACCTCGGAGAAGGACACGCCCGGGCAAAGGTGGTCATCACCGTGTGACCCACCGCCCCTGCCCGGAATACTCGAGCTTGCGACCGGTCAACGCGAGGTCGCGTTGTTCACCGCCGACGTACTTGGCGTACCACGACGAAGCCCAGCTGCGGCCCGGGAATGGCAGGAACGATGGTGGTGTTGGCCGCCAGACTCCCGGTGCCGGCGGCTGGGTGAACAAGCTGGAGGCGTCGCGGCCGGTGGCCTGCGCGAACTCCTCCGATTGGGTCTCGTCAGGTCGAGTTGGCGGGGGTGGGCTCGCTTACCAACGCCTTGCCACTGCCGTAGACGCTGAGACGGCCGCGCAGACCCTGACCACGGCGCTCACCACGGCCGGGCGTCGCGGGGCACGACCACGGCGATGGTCGCCCGTTTGAGGTCTCGGGTCCGGCCCACCCGGTCGGCCCAGGACCTGGAGCGCATCCAGGCCGGCAGCCCGGCCGGCAGGTCCCGCTCCGGGATGGCCGCATAGTCGGTCGGCTGCAGCGCGGTTCCGTACGGGACCAGGTCGCGGTCCACATCGGGCGAGCGGATGGCCGGCCGCAGCCGCTCCAGCGCCTGGTTCCAGTTGCGCAGCATCGCCTCGACCGCGCGCTCGTAGGCGGCCTCGTCCCCCCGGGCGCTGGACTCCGGGGCGGTGGGGTGGGTGATCCGCTGGTAGGCGACCTCGACCCCTTGCCCGGCCGGGGTCACCTTCCAGGCCCGGAAGGCCCGGTCGGCCAGCCGCCCCAGGGCCACCACCGCCTCCACCCCGGTGTCGACCAGCAGGGCGTCCAGCCAGCGGTTGCGGTAGGCGGCGATGGCCGGGTCGTCGGCGTGCCGCTCCCCGCCGCCCTGACCGTAGACGCTGTACAGGAACGCGTTGACCATGACGTAGCCGACCTCGATGCCGAGCTTGGCCAGGAACCCCTGGAGGCGCTGGCCGGCCGCCCCGACCAGGATCCGGCGCGTGATCGCTTCGTGCTGGGCCGGGTCCTGGCCGATGACCACCACCCGGGCGCTGCCGTCGAGGCGGCCGCGGTGGAAGACCGGTCCCCACTCGACCCGGAAGTCGGCGGCCGGATAGACCTCCTCGCCGGGATAGTCGGCACACAGGGAACGAAACGGCTCCTGGCCATAGCCGGGGTCGAAGTCGTGCCCCCCCATCGGCTGACCTCCCCTTGCCGGTTTCGACCAAGCGCAGGAGCCTTGGTACCTTCACGTTCCTTGCGGGGGAAGTCAAGGGTCGTTCGCCGAGGAGCAGCACGGATGACAGGCGCTCGAGGGCCGCGTGGGAGCGACGACCGATTCGGGCGCGCCTACCGGACCGGCATCCCGACCGAGATCCCGGCCCCGCCGGTCGCCGGTCCCGGACGGGAGCTGGCCGCGCGAGCGGCCGTCGGCGAGGCGTTCGCGCTGCGGGGCTGCGTGCTCACGCCGGAGGGGCCGGTCGAGGACGGCTACGTGGTCGTCGACGACGACCGGCGGATCACGGCGGTGGAGGACCGCCGTCCCGGAGGAGTCAGGGTCCACGACACCGGTGGCGTGATCC
Proteins encoded:
- a CDS encoding uracil-DNA glycosylase family protein, with translation MGGHDFDPGYGQEPFRSLCADYPGEEVYPAADFRVEWGPVFHRGRLDGSARVVVIGQDPAQHEAITRRILVGAAGQRLQGFLAKLGIEVGYVMVNAFLYSVYGQGGGERHADDPAIAAYRNRWLDALLVDTGVEAVVALGRLADRAFRAWKVTPAGQGVEVAYQRITHPTAPESSARGDEAAYERAVEAMLRNWNQALERLRPAIRSPDVDRDLVPYGTALQPTDYAAIPERDLPAGLPAWMRSRSWADRVGRTRDLKRATIAVVVPRDARPW